Proteins encoded by one window of Clostridium perfringens:
- the rho gene encoding transcription termination factor Rho: protein MNIEQYENMTLVQLKEQAKELGIKNISKKKKSELIEELKAEFNKQNSNTKVIHKDGVILREKISQKEQGGNKESFSGERVVRNSNNYNNNNSNYNNSNDEGKKEQLKDMISSSDSAKGILEILDNNNFGFLRCRNYLTSEDDIYVSPSQIRRFGLRTGDEVQGKVRIPKDGEKFKALLYVERVNGESPEKAVGRKKFEELTPIYPKERLRLETENGRDLSSRLMDIICPIGKGQRGMIVAPPKAGKTTLLKRIAQNISKNNPEVKLIVLLIDERPEEVTDMKRSIDGEVIYSTFDEEPQNHAKVSSIVLERAKRMVEQGRDVVILMDSLTRLSRAYNLTVTPSGRTLSGGLDPGALIMPKKFFGAARNLEEGGSLTILATSLVDTGSRMDDMIFEEFKGTGNMEVHLDRKLQERRIFPAIDIYKSGTRKEDLLFNEEEREASYKIRRVLQKENNIEDVAEKLINLLSKTKNNKEFLQVVLKSNLEN, encoded by the coding sequence TTGAATATAGAACAATATGAAAATATGACTTTAGTTCAGCTAAAAGAGCAGGCTAAAGAATTAGGAATAAAAAATATAAGTAAAAAGAAAAAAAGCGAATTAATTGAGGAATTAAAAGCTGAATTCAATAAACAAAATAGCAATACTAAAGTAATACATAAAGATGGTGTTATTTTAAGAGAAAAAATATCTCAAAAAGAGCAAGGTGGAAATAAAGAAAGTTTTTCTGGTGAAAGAGTAGTTAGAAATAGCAATAATTATAATAACAATAATAGTAATTATAATAATTCAAATGATGAAGGAAAAAAAGAGCAATTAAAGGACATGATAAGTTCATCAGACTCTGCTAAGGGAATACTTGAAATACTAGATAATAATAATTTTGGTTTTTTAAGATGTAGAAATTATTTAACAAGTGAAGATGATATATATGTTTCTCCATCACAAATAAGAAGATTTGGATTAAGAACTGGGGACGAAGTCCAAGGTAAAGTTAGAATACCAAAGGATGGAGAAAAGTTTAAAGCTTTACTTTATGTAGAGAGAGTAAATGGTGAAAGTCCTGAAAAAGCAGTTGGAAGAAAAAAATTTGAAGAGTTAACACCAATATATCCAAAAGAGAGATTAAGACTTGAGACTGAAAATGGAAGAGATTTAAGTTCAAGACTTATGGATATAATTTGTCCAATAGGTAAGGGACAAAGGGGGATGATAGTTGCACCACCTAAGGCTGGAAAAACAACTCTTTTAAAAAGAATAGCTCAAAACATATCAAAAAATAATCCTGAAGTTAAACTTATAGTACTTTTAATAGATGAAAGACCAGAAGAAGTAACGGATATGAAGAGAAGTATAGATGGAGAAGTAATCTATTCAACTTTTGATGAAGAACCACAAAACCATGCTAAAGTTTCAAGTATAGTATTAGAAAGAGCTAAAAGAATGGTTGAACAAGGAAGAGATGTAGTTATCTTAATGGATTCTTTAACAAGATTATCAAGAGCCTATAACTTAACAGTTACTCCATCTGGAAGAACTTTATCAGGGGGACTAGATCCAGGGGCACTTATAATGCCTAAGAAATTCTTTGGAGCAGCTAGAAATTTAGAAGAGGGCGGAAGTTTAACAATTTTAGCAACTTCTTTAGTTGATACAGGAAGTAGAATGGATGATATGATTTTTGAAGAGTTTAAGGGTACTGGAAATATGGAGGTACACTTAGATAGAAAGCTTCAAGAGAGAAGAATATTCCCAGCTATAGATATTTATAAATCTGGTACTAGAAAAGAAGATTTATTATTTAATGAAGAAGAAAGAGAAGCTTCATATAAAATAAGAAGAGTATTACAAAAGGAAAATAATATAGAGGATGTAGCTGAAAAGCTTATAAATTTATTATCAAAAACAAAAAATAATAAAGAGTTTTTACAAGTTGTTTTAAAAAGCAATTTAGAAAATTAA
- a CDS encoding MGDG synthase family glycosyltransferase, giving the protein MKKVLILSTSTGYGHNQAANSLMELIKNDDTEILVHDFLKENRFFDRSIVNGYDLCASSLGTLYGLLYKISNIKFINNLVSFLFLPVANKLAKFIDSFNPDLIITTHPLAVSILSYLKKRQIIKVPVISVVTDFKCHYTYVSKIIDHYIVACDFTKENLASKGIPKEKISPFGIPVKQDFYKEDYHNYVENIIQSPLNILLMGGGMGLDNISKVLKTLIKNENPLNLTIVCGNNAELKKELCKEYGHIKGNKKLNILGYTNEIPKIMKSSDLIITKPGGLTTTESLLSHLPMIIPFIIPGQESENREFLSKSNCAITINHLEELNKVINDLNKDNDKLINMRKSILDVLSSYSLEGTIKLCTKMLNDSYNKRRY; this is encoded by the coding sequence ATGAAAAAAGTTCTTATTTTAAGTACATCTACTGGTTATGGTCATAATCAAGCAGCTAACTCTTTAATGGAACTTATAAAGAATGATGATACAGAAATTCTTGTACACGATTTTCTTAAGGAGAACCGTTTCTTTGATAGATCAATAGTAAATGGATACGATTTATGTGCAAGTTCCCTTGGAACTCTTTATGGTCTACTTTACAAAATTAGTAATATAAAATTTATAAATAATTTAGTTAGTTTTTTATTTTTGCCAGTTGCAAATAAATTAGCTAAATTTATTGATAGTTTTAATCCAGATTTAATAATTACAACCCATCCTTTAGCAGTAAGTATTCTTTCTTATTTAAAGAAAAGACAAATTATAAAAGTACCAGTTATTTCTGTTGTTACTGATTTTAAATGTCATTATACTTATGTTTCTAAAATAATTGATCATTACATAGTTGCTTGTGATTTTACAAAAGAAAATCTAGCCTCAAAGGGAATACCTAAAGAAAAAATATCTCCTTTTGGTATACCTGTAAAGCAAGATTTTTATAAAGAAGATTACCATAACTATGTAGAAAATATTATCCAATCACCATTAAATATTCTTTTAATGGGAGGCGGTATGGGGTTAGATAACATATCTAAAGTATTAAAAACCCTAATCAAAAATGAGAACCCTTTAAATTTAACTATTGTTTGTGGAAACAACGCTGAGTTAAAGAAAGAATTGTGTAAAGAATATGGGCATATAAAGGGTAATAAAAAGTTAAATATTTTAGGATACACAAATGAAATACCTAAGATAATGAAAAGTTCGGATTTAATTATTACAAAACCTGGTGGACTAACTACTACAGAATCACTTTTAAGTCATTTACCAATGATAATTCCATTTATAATTCCAGGTCAAGAAAGTGAAAATAGAGAATTTTTATCTAAAAGTAATTGTGCAATTACTATCAACCACTTGGAAGAATTAAATAAGGTAATTAATGATTTAAATAAAGATAATGATAAATTAATTAATATGAGAAAAAGTATTTTAGATGTATTAAGTTCTTATTCTCTAGAAGGGACAATTAAACTTTGCACTAAGATGCTAAATGATTCTTATAATAAAAGAAGATATTAA
- the rpmE gene encoding 50S ribosomal protein L31 — translation MRQGIHPEYHHDTVVKCACGNTFTTGSVKPELKVEICSKCHPFFTGKQKIVDVGGRVDKFNKRFNLNK, via the coding sequence ATGAGACAAGGCATACATCCAGAATACCATCACGATACAGTGGTTAAGTGTGCATGTGGAAACACTTTCACAACTGGTTCAGTTAAACCAGAACTTAAAGTTGAAATATGCTCTAAGTGCCACCCATTCTTCACAGGAAAACAAAAAATCGTTGATGTTGGCGGAAGAGTTGATAAATTCAACAAGAGATTTAATCTTAATAAATAA
- a CDS encoding thymidine kinase → MSKLYFRYGAMNSGKSTHLMQVAHNYEERGMEVIIIKPSTDKKGGDKVVSRLGVERVVDILIDNDENIIETIEDRLEKGRKIDCIIVDEVQFLKAHHIDELFEIAVGKGIPVICYGLRTDFQMNGFEGSERLLLLAHSIEEMKTICRCGRKAILNGRMINGKFTFEGEQVAIDLVDNVEYQSLCGQCYFKYKYGKDSDK, encoded by the coding sequence ATGAGCAAATTATATTTTAGATACGGAGCTATGAATTCAGGTAAATCTACACACCTTATGCAAGTAGCACATAACTATGAGGAAAGAGGTATGGAAGTTATAATAATTAAACCATCTACTGATAAAAAAGGTGGAGATAAGGTTGTTTCAAGACTAGGTGTTGAGAGAGTTGTAGATATTTTAATAGATAATGATGAGAATATTATAGAAACAATTGAAGATAGACTTGAAAAAGGAAGAAAAATAGATTGTATAATAGTTGATGAAGTTCAATTTTTAAAAGCTCATCACATAGATGAATTATTTGAAATTGCAGTTGGTAAGGGAATACCAGTAATTTGTTACGGATTAAGAACAGACTTCCAAATGAATGGGTTTGAAGGAAGTGAAAGACTTTTATTATTAGCACATAGTATAGAAGAAATGAAAACTATATGTAGATGTGGAAGAAAAGCTATATTAAATGGAAGAATGATAAATGGAAAGTTCACATTTGAAGGAGAACAAGTGGCTATAGATTTAGTTGATAATGTAGAATATCAATCTCTATGTGGACAATGCTATTTTAAATATAAATATGGTAAGGATTCTGATAAGTAG
- the prmC gene encoding peptide chain release factor N(5)-glutamine methyltransferase, which produces MRKCQVGGQAVLEGVMMRGSKGTATAVRTPEGDIEVSFEKTIPYTKKNKILGLPFIRGFVTLIESLIVGLKSLNYSASFFDDTEPSKFEDWLNNKFGEKANNVIITLTIMLSFVFAIILFVAIPTGITFLLKKLNLPDWSLSAIEGIISIGMLLGYMYLMGKVDDIERVFQYHGAEHKTIFCYENEDELTVENVRKYPRFHPRCGTNFLFLVAIVSIFIFSFTKWDSVAQRTAIRVAMLPVISGITYELIRWLGKSQGNFAKIIAAPGLQLQKLTTREPDDSQIEVAIASLRRAEGLKEPNKKVGELLNLGNETLKEVGIDTYILDTQLLLGKVLEKDKIWLITNKSEEVKKSDEIHFLNLLEKRKSKMPMQYILGTCEFMGLDFYVEEGVLIPRGDTEIIVEEVLNNIDEDAEINVCDLCCGSGAIGLSLANYRKNIIVDLVDIDDIPEKVTRKNIRELELSKRCGFIKSDLLSEVIKKGNKYDILVSNPPYIRTEVINTLMEDVKDYEPHLALDGGEDGLIFYRRIIDESLEILKENGILAFEIGHDQGEDVKNLMIEKGYYDVKVIKDLAGLDRCVIGRVSLER; this is translated from the coding sequence ATGAGAAAATGCCAAGTAGGCGGTCAAGCAGTATTAGAAGGCGTTATGATGAGGGGATCAAAAGGAACAGCCACAGCAGTTAGAACTCCAGAGGGAGATATAGAGGTTTCTTTTGAAAAAACTATACCATATACAAAGAAAAATAAAATTTTAGGACTACCTTTTATAAGAGGATTTGTAACTCTTATAGAGTCTTTAATTGTAGGATTAAAATCATTAAATTATTCAGCAAGTTTTTTTGATGATACAGAACCATCTAAATTTGAAGATTGGTTAAATAATAAATTTGGTGAAAAAGCTAATAATGTAATAATTACACTTACAATTATGCTTTCCTTTGTATTTGCCATAATTTTATTTGTAGCAATACCAACTGGAATTACTTTTTTACTTAAAAAACTTAATCTTCCAGATTGGAGTTTAAGTGCTATTGAAGGAATCATAAGTATTGGTATGCTTTTAGGATACATGTACTTAATGGGAAAAGTAGATGATATAGAAAGAGTATTTCAATATCATGGAGCAGAACATAAGACTATATTCTGTTATGAAAATGAAGATGAACTTACAGTTGAAAATGTAAGAAAATATCCTAGATTTCATCCTAGATGTGGAACAAACTTTCTGTTTTTAGTTGCTATTGTAAGTATATTTATATTTTCCTTTACTAAATGGGATTCAGTTGCTCAGAGAACGGCTATAAGAGTAGCAATGTTACCAGTAATATCAGGAATAACTTATGAACTTATAAGATGGCTTGGCAAATCTCAAGGAAATTTTGCAAAGATAATAGCAGCGCCAGGATTACAATTGCAAAAATTGACTACAAGGGAGCCTGATGATTCACAAATTGAAGTAGCGATAGCTTCTTTAAGGAGGGCTGAAGGATTGAAAGAACCAAATAAAAAAGTTGGAGAATTGTTAAATTTAGGAAATGAAACTTTAAAAGAAGTGGGTATAGATACATATATATTAGATACTCAATTATTATTAGGAAAAGTTTTAGAAAAAGATAAAATATGGCTTATAACGAATAAAAGTGAAGAAGTTAAAAAGTCAGATGAAATACATTTCTTAAACTTATTAGAAAAAAGAAAATCAAAAATGCCTATGCAATATATTTTAGGAACTTGCGAATTTATGGGATTAGATTTTTATGTAGAAGAAGGAGTTTTAATTCCAAGAGGAGATACTGAAATAATTGTAGAGGAAGTATTAAACAATATAGATGAAGATGCAGAGATTAATGTATGTGATTTATGTTGTGGAAGTGGAGCTATAGGCTTATCTTTAGCTAATTATAGAAAAAATATTATTGTAGATTTAGTAGATATAGATGATATACCAGAAAAAGTTACAAGAAAAAATATAAGAGAATTAGAATTATCAAAAAGATGTGGCTTTATTAAGAGTGATCTTTTAAGTGAGGTCATTAAAAAAGGAAATAAGTATGATATTCTAGTTTCTAATCCACCATATATAAGAACGGAAGTCATAAATACTTTAATGGAAGATGTTAAGGATTATGAGCCGCACTTAGCTTTAGATGGGGGAGAAGATGGTTTAATATTCTATAGAAGAATTATTGATGAATCTTTAGAAATATTAAAAGAAAATGGTATATTAGCTTTTGAAATAGGACATGATCAAGGTGAGGATGTTAAAAATCTTATGATTGAAAAAGGATACTACGATGTTAAGGTCATAAAAGATTTAGCTGGTTTAGATAGATGTGTTATAGGAAGAGTAAGCCTTGAAAGATAG
- the prfA gene encoding peptide chain release factor 1: MILDRLNFIENKYDELSVKISDPSIMANQKEWRKLCKEHADLEVIVNKYKEYKEATEELEANKEMLSEESDQEMREMINSEIKDLTERKKELEDEIQILLLPKDPNDDKNVFVEIRGGAGGDEAALFAANLFRMYTKYAEKNRWKVELMSANETDIGGFKEVVFMIKGAGAYSKLKYESGAHRVQRVPDTESSGRIHTSTATVAVLPEVDDVEIEINDKDIKIDVFRASGNGGQCVNTTDSAVRITHLPSGLVVSCQDEKSQLKNKEKAMKVLRARLFEQAEAERLAGIAEDRKSQVGTGDRSERIRTYNYPQGRVTDHRINMTLYKLDSFLEGDIDEILNALITEDQAQKMKAMGNTEF; this comes from the coding sequence ATGATACTTGATAGATTAAATTTTATTGAAAATAAATATGATGAACTTTCAGTTAAGATTAGTGATCCTTCAATAATGGCTAACCAAAAAGAGTGGAGAAAGCTTTGTAAGGAACACGCTGACTTAGAAGTTATAGTTAATAAGTACAAAGAGTACAAAGAAGCGACAGAAGAATTAGAAGCTAACAAAGAGATGCTTTCAGAAGAAAGTGATCAAGAAATGAGAGAAATGATAAACTCTGAAATCAAGGACTTAACAGAAAGAAAAAAAGAATTAGAGGACGAAATACAAATTCTTTTACTACCAAAAGATCCTAATGATGATAAAAACGTATTTGTTGAAATCAGAGGTGGTGCTGGTGGAGATGAAGCAGCACTATTTGCAGCTAATCTTTTCAGAATGTACACTAAATACGCTGAAAAGAATAGATGGAAAGTTGAACTAATGAGTGCAAATGAAACTGACATTGGAGGTTTCAAAGAGGTTGTATTCATGATAAAAGGAGCAGGTGCTTATTCAAAACTTAAATATGAGAGTGGAGCACACAGAGTTCAAAGGGTTCCTGATACAGAAAGTTCAGGAAGAATACATACTTCAACTGCTACAGTAGCTGTTTTACCAGAAGTTGATGATGTAGAAATAGAAATAAACGATAAAGATATTAAAATAGACGTATTTAGAGCATCAGGTAATGGTGGTCAGTGCGTTAACACAACTGATTCAGCTGTAAGAATAACTCACTTACCTTCAGGATTAGTTGTTTCATGTCAGGATGAAAAATCACAGCTTAAAAATAAAGAAAAAGCTATGAAAGTATTAAGAGCAAGATTATTCGAGCAAGCTGAAGCTGAAAGATTAGCTGGTATTGCTGAAGATAGAAAGAGTCAGGTTGGTACTGGAGATAGAAGTGAAAGAATAAGAACTTACAACTATCCACAAGGAAGAGTAACTGATCACAGAATAAACATGACTTTATATAAATTAGATAGTTTCTTAGAAGGTGACATAGACGAAATATTAAATGCTCTAATTACTGAAGATCAAGCTCAAAAGATGAAAGCAATGGGTAATACTGAATTTTAA
- a CDS encoding L-threonylcarbamoyladenylate synthase codes for MKTKVQFIKDIDKDIKYLEEAAEIIKNGGIGAFPTETVYGLGANALDGEAVKKIFVAKGRPQDNPLIIHIADKKDIDKYVAEIPKYAQELMDKFWPGPLTIILKKKDIVSDVTSAGLDTVGVRMPNDEIALKLIELSGVPIAAPSANISGRPSPTDIERCEEDLNGRVDFIIGAKKSEIGVESTIVDATGEHLCVLRPGGITLEMLKDIDEGVYIDKAILTTLDKDTKPKAPGMKYKHYAPKAKVRMVQGPINKMVEKIKEIVHNYIDEDLKVGIMATDETISMYNEGIVKSLGTREDLTSVTKNLFEMLRAFDDLGVDVIITEAFEEKDLGVAIMNRLKKSCGFDITIV; via the coding sequence ATGAAAACAAAAGTACAATTCATAAAAGATATAGATAAAGATATAAAATATTTAGAGGAAGCCGCTGAAATAATAAAAAATGGTGGTATTGGGGCATTTCCTACTGAAACAGTTTATGGATTAGGCGCAAATGCTTTAGATGGAGAAGCTGTTAAAAAGATTTTTGTGGCAAAGGGAAGACCGCAGGATAATCCTTTAATAATACATATAGCTGATAAAAAAGATATAGATAAATATGTTGCTGAAATACCTAAATATGCACAGGAGTTAATGGATAAATTTTGGCCAGGTCCTTTAACAATAATATTAAAGAAAAAAGATATAGTTTCAGATGTTACATCAGCAGGTTTAGATACAGTTGGCGTTAGAATGCCAAATGATGAAATAGCCTTAAAGCTAATAGAACTATCAGGAGTTCCAATAGCAGCACCATCAGCTAATATATCAGGAAGACCAAGTCCTACAGATATAGAAAGATGTGAAGAAGACTTAAATGGAAGAGTTGATTTTATAATAGGAGCTAAAAAAAGTGAAATAGGAGTAGAATCAACTATAGTAGATGCAACTGGTGAACATTTATGCGTTTTAAGACCTGGAGGCATAACTTTAGAGATGTTAAAGGACATAGATGAAGGAGTATATATAGATAAAGCTATATTAACTACTTTAGACAAAGACACAAAACCTAAGGCACCGGGAATGAAGTATAAACATTATGCACCAAAGGCAAAAGTTAGAATGGTTCAAGGTCCAATAAATAAAATGGTTGAAAAAATTAAAGAAATAGTGCATAATTACATAGATGAAGATTTAAAAGTCGGAATTATGGCAACTGATGAAACAATTTCTATGTACAATGAAGGAATAGTAAAATCATTAGGAACTAGAGAAGACTTAACTTCTGTAACAAAAAATTTATTTGAAATGCTTAGAGCTTTTGATGACTTAGGGGTAGATGTTATAATAACTGAGGCTTTTGAGGAAAAAGATTTAGGTGTAGCCATAATGAATAGATTAAAAAAATCCTGTGGATTTGACATAACAATAGTTTAA
- the rpiB gene encoding ribose 5-phosphate isomerase B: MKIAIGCDHGGFNLKNTVIKHLEEKGIEVKDFGTYSTDSCDYPDISIQVAEAVAKKEFEYGILICGTGIGISIAANKVPGIRAALCSDTFSAHATRQHNNANILAMGERVVGPGLALDIVDTFLNSEFEGGRHQNRIDKITAIEEKYSK, from the coding sequence ATGAAAATAGCAATTGGTTGTGATCATGGTGGATTTAATTTAAAAAACACAGTGATAAAACATTTAGAAGAAAAAGGTATTGAGGTAAAAGATTTTGGTACATACAGCACAGATTCTTGTGATTACCCTGATATATCTATACAGGTTGCAGAAGCTGTAGCTAAAAAAGAATTTGAATATGGTATATTAATCTGCGGAACTGGTATAGGAATATCTATAGCAGCAAATAAAGTGCCAGGAATAAGAGCAGCATTATGTTCTGATACATTTAGTGCTCATGCAACAAGACAACATAACAATGCAAATATTCTAGCTATGGGTGAGAGAGTTGTAGGACCAGGATTAGCGTTAGATATAGTTGATACTTTCTTAAATTCAGAATTTGAAGGTGGAAGACACCAAAATAGAATAGATAAAATAACAGCTATTGAAGAAAAGTATTCAAAATAA
- the upp gene encoding uracil phosphoribosyltransferase: protein MSKVTEITHPLILHKLAFIRDKNTGSKDFRELVSEVSMLMAYEVTRNLPMEEIEIETPVCKTKCKVLAGKKVAIVPILRAGLGMVDGMLQLIPAAKVGHIGLYRDEETLQPVEYFCKLPQDIAERDVIVVDPMLATGGSAADAITLLKKRGAKQIRLMCLISSPEGIEFVQKAHPDVDIYVACIDEKLNDHGYIVPGLGDAGDRLFGTK from the coding sequence ATGAGTAAAGTAACAGAAATAACACATCCACTTATATTACATAAGTTAGCGTTTATAAGAGATAAAAATACAGGGTCTAAGGATTTTAGAGAACTAGTAAGTGAAGTTTCTATGCTTATGGCTTATGAGGTAACAAGAAATCTTCCTATGGAAGAAATAGAAATAGAAACTCCAGTTTGTAAAACTAAATGTAAAGTTTTAGCTGGTAAAAAAGTTGCTATAGTTCCAATATTAAGAGCAGGATTAGGTATGGTAGATGGTATGCTACAACTTATTCCAGCAGCAAAAGTAGGGCATATAGGATTATACAGAGATGAAGAAACTCTTCAACCTGTAGAATATTTCTGTAAGTTACCACAAGACATAGCTGAAAGAGATGTAATAGTTGTTGATCCAATGTTAGCTACAGGTGGTTCAGCTGCAGATGCTATAACTCTTTTAAAGAAAAGAGGAGCTAAGCAAATAAGACTTATGTGTTTAATTTCTTCACCAGAAGGAATAGAGTTTGTACAAAAAGCTCATCCAGATGTTGATATATATGTTGCATGTATTGATGAGAAATTAAATGATCATGGATATATCGTTCCTGGATTAGGTGATGCAGGAGATAGACTATTTGGAACAAAATAG
- the wecB gene encoding non-hydrolyzing UDP-N-acetylglucosamine 2-epimerase produces the protein MEKIKVLTIFGTRPEAIKMAPLVKELEKRPEIESKVCVTAQHREMLDQVLELFDIKPDFDLDIMKNRQTLTGITNRVLEGLEKVFTEEKPDMILVHGDTTTTFAGGLAAFYQQIRVGHVEAGLRTFDKYFPFPEEMNRKLTGALADLHFAPTKGSKANLLREGINENDIKITGNTVIDAMEHTVEDNYVFENDELNKIDFENKKVIMITAHRRENWGEGIENICTALNKIVEDNKDVELVYLVHLNPVVKDVVYKNLDGKERVHLLPPLDTKETHNLMNKCFMVMTDSGGLQEEAPHLGKPVLVLRDVTERPEAVQSGTVKLVGTDVEKILEEANSLINDEKAYAKMSKAINPYGDGKASERIVKAILNYFGKNDEEVEEFISK, from the coding sequence ATGGAAAAGATAAAAGTTTTAACTATCTTTGGAACAAGACCGGAAGCTATAAAAATGGCTCCATTAGTAAAAGAATTAGAAAAAAGACCGGAAATAGAATCAAAGGTTTGTGTAACTGCTCAACATAGAGAAATGTTAGATCAAGTTTTAGAACTATTTGATATAAAGCCTGACTTTGATCTAGACATAATGAAAAATCGTCAAACTCTTACTGGAATAACAAATAGAGTTTTAGAAGGATTAGAAAAAGTATTTACAGAAGAAAAACCAGATATGATACTTGTACATGGTGATACTACAACAACTTTTGCGGGAGGATTAGCAGCATTCTATCAACAAATAAGAGTAGGCCATGTTGAAGCTGGACTTAGAACTTTCGATAAATATTTCCCATTCCCAGAGGAAATGAATAGAAAGTTAACAGGTGCTTTAGCTGATTTACACTTTGCTCCAACTAAAGGATCAAAAGCTAACCTTTTAAGAGAAGGAATAAATGAAAATGACATAAAAATTACAGGTAACACTGTAATCGATGCTATGGAACATACTGTAGAAGATAACTATGTTTTTGAAAATGATGAATTAAATAAAATAGATTTTGAAAACAAAAAAGTTATCATGATAACTGCACATAGAAGAGAAAACTGGGGAGAAGGTATAGAAAATATCTGTACAGCTTTAAATAAAATAGTTGAAGATAATAAAGATGTTGAATTAGTTTACCTTGTTCACTTAAATCCAGTTGTAAAAGATGTTGTTTATAAAAATCTTGATGGTAAAGAAAGAGTACATCTTTTACCACCACTTGATACAAAAGAAACTCATAACTTAATGAATAAATGCTTTATGGTTATGACTGATTCAGGTGGATTACAAGAAGAAGCTCCTCATTTAGGAAAACCAGTATTAGTTTTAAGAGATGTTACAGAAAGACCAGAAGCTGTTCAATCAGGAACAGTTAAATTAGTTGGTACTGATGTTGAAAAAATATTAGAAGAAGCTAATTCACTTATAAATGATGAAAAAGCTTATGCCAAAATGAGTAAAGCTATAAATCCATATGGAGATGGTAAGGCTTCTGAAAGAATAGTAAAAGCTATTTTAAATTACTTTGGAAAAAATGATGAAGAAGTAGAAGAATTTATAAGTAAATAA